Within the Gloeobacter kilaueensis JS1 genome, the region GAAGCAGGCAGCGCAAAGAGATGGCCGAACAATCTCGACCACAAGCCTCTGCAGGCCCGATTCTGGTTTATTGCACAGACTCGTTACACCCCAGCGATGGCGGGCTGTTGATTTTGTGTGCGCCTACACCGTCACCGACATTCGCACAGCAACGAGTCACTGTCAGGCGCTATGACAGTGAGCAAGAACTGAATACTAATAGAACGAATGGCGACAGTTGACCCCGCTGTGTCGCCGTCTTTATCTTGACGATAATTTCGATAGCTGGCCAGCTCGAAAACTATTCACTTTGCACTACCGATTGTCCATTTGTTGCTCACCCTGACCCCCGTTAACCTGACCCCCCGGCCCCTCACCCCTTGTGGGAGAGGGGAGTAAGACAACTCTGCAACTGACTTCACTTAGCCCCTCTGCAGCCCAGTTACAGTGAACCCCCCTCTCCCCTCCTTCCCCCGCCGGGGAAGGAGGGGAGAGGGGGGCAGGGGGGTATGGGGAGGTGGGGGAACGGCCCTTAAGTCCTCGTCAACACCCGCTCCGCCAGCTTCTCAGGCACCTCCTGCAGGTGGGCGCGCCGCCACGCAAAGCAGCCCACCCCCAGAGTCAGGGAGCGCAACTCGACGGTAAAACCGTTCATCTCCGCCAGAGGCAGATAGGCGCTGATCCGGTCCCAGTCCTTGCGGGTAGCGTCGCCCTCGTAGTTGAGGATCTGGCCGCGCTTGCCGCTTAGAAGCCGCAGAGCACGGGCCGTAAACTCTGAAGGCACAAAGACCGACAACTCGACAATCGGCTCAAGGAGCACCGGCTGGCAGCGGGAGAGGCCATCGTTCATTGCGATGCGGGCCGCCTGCTTGAAGGCTTGCTCAGAACTATCGACCGTGTGGTAGGAACCGTTGGTGAGCACGACGGCGACATCGACCACCTGATAGCCCAGGGGTCCGCGCTCGAGCGATTCGCGCACCCCGGTCTCGACCCCCGGAATGTACTGGCGGGGCACGACGCCGCCCACGATCGTCTCGGAGAACTGAAAGCCGTCGCCCCGCGCTAAAGGCCGGATGTCGAGGTGAACGTCGCCGAACTGGCCGTGGCCGCCGGTCTGGTGCTTGTAGCGGCCATGGGTGGTGCAGGAGCGGCGGATCGTCTCGCAGTAAGGCACCTGGGGCAGGCGCGCCTGCATGGGCAGGTTGTACTTGCGCCGCAGGCGATCGAGGGCGACTTGCAGGTGAATCTCACCCTGACCCCAAAGCAGCACCTCGCGGGTGTTGGCGTTCTGTTCCCAGTCGAGGGAGGGGTCCTCCTCAAGCAGCTTACCGACGGCGGCGCTGAATTTGACCTCGTCGGCGCGCTTTTCAGGCGAGATAGCCAGAGCAAAAAGTGGAACAATCCGTTCTGCCTTTGGCAGCAGCTGGGCAATCGCCTCCGTCGAAAGGCTGTCGCCGGTCTTGATTCCTTCCATGCGACCGAGGGCAACGATTTCTCCTGCCCCCGCCGACTGCAATGGAGTCTGCTGCTGGCCGCACAGCCGGTAGAGGCCGCCGATGCGTACACTGCCCAGGGTCATGCCGTCGCTCAGGCTGCCGCGCCAGATGCGCACCAGCGACAGCTTGCCGCTCTGGGGGGTGTAGTAAGTCTTGAGCACCTGGGCGACGACCGGCCCGCCCGGCTCGACGCCCCGCAGGCGCGCCGTGCAGAGGGCGGCGGGCACCTCTTCGAGCAGAGCGGCGAGCATGGGCCGCACCCCAAAATCTTGAGAGGCAACTCCAAAAAAGACCGGCACGATCAAGTCGGCTTCGAGGTCGTGCTTGAGGCCGGTGCAGATTTCCTCCTCGGGCGGGGCGATCTCTTCGACGAGTTCTTCGAGCAGGTGATCGTCGAACTCGGCCAGCACTTCTAGCAGTTCCTCGCGGGCTGCCTGCTCCTCCGAGCGCAGATGTTCCGGCAGGGCGATCGGGTCGGGGGGGCCACCGGGGTGGTACTGCCAGGCTTTTTCGCTTACCAGATCGATAAACCCGCTTAAACGTTCGCCCTGGCCAATCGGGAACTGGCGCAGGGCGAGGGGACGGCTGGAGACGGACTGTAAAGCCACCAGGACTTCTTTGACGGCTGTACTCGCTCGGTCCATCTTGTTGATAAACAGGACGTGGGGAATCTGCCAGTCGTCGAGAAACTTCAATAAAGGAGCGAGGGTGAGCACCTTCGTCACCTCCGCCTCACAGACGACGATCGCAGCATCCACGCCTACCAGAGCGTTCCAGCTCTCCTGCACAAATTCGACCGAACCGGGGCAATCGAGAAAACTCAGTTGGGCTCCCCGGTATTCGCTGAAGGCTGCCGTCACCTCGACACTCATCTGGCGGTTGCGGGCCTCAGCGACGCCGTCGGCCACCGAATTGCCATCGACGACACTCCCCTTGCGGCTGATCGCACCGGTCACATAGAGCAGGCTTTCGAGCAGGGTCGATTTGCCACTCTGGTAAGGACCGACGATTGCAATGCTGCGCCATTGCGCGCTCACGTTGTTGTTCATAAGCGTCACGCAAATTCATGAAGAAAATAAACGGAACCCGGCCTGAAGTTGCGGATTCAACCATTGGAAAATCGTTTCCGCATCGTATCCGGAGTTCCAATTGTCCCAGCCAAAATGGTGCAAAACGTTACGAAGAACACATCCGCGATTTCGAGATTGAGCCTCAACGCCGCCCACAGCAGCAGGGCAGCCCTGTAGACTGTAATGAACAGCCGAACGAGGACCGGGCGGTATGTTTGTCAGACACGATCCGATCGCAGACGCGGATGGGCAGCGGCTACTCGATGCTGTTGCCGCACCAATTTTTTGCCTGGATGGCCGGGGGCGGTGCAGCTACATCAATCCGGCAGCGGCGAGTTTGTTTGGCTATGCCGTCCACCAGTTGCTCGGCCAGTGCCTGACACGCCTGGTGCTTGCCAGAGGCGAAGGTCGTCTGTTCAGCGCTGTTTTGAGTGAAGAGGATCCTCCTTCCACCGGTACCGCCCGCTTTACCCGCCGCGACGGCACGACCTTCAAGGCCCGCTACAGCTGCGTGCCTTTGGGAGGGGCGGCATTGGCAGTCAGCCTTGAGGCGATCGTCGAGGAACCGGCAGCGGTCGAAGAATACGCTTCACTGTTTTTTGAGCAGGCGCTGCCGCCCATCGTCTTTTTTGCAGCCGATGGCCGGATCTTGAAGGCGAACGCCGCCGCCCGCCTTCTGTGGGGCGAAAAAGACTTTGAAGATCCTTCTTATTCGCTGTTGGGCGATCCAAAGTTGATCGCCTCGGGCTGGCTGCCGCAGGTGCTCAAGGCTTTTGCCGGTGAGACGGCGACTTTGCCCCCGATCGCCCACGGGGGGAATGGTCAGCAGTGGTTCCAGGCAATTCTCTGCCCGATTCGCGATCCAGACGGCAGTGTAAACGCCCTTGCCCTTGTCTACCACGACGTAAGCGCCCTCAAACACGCCGAGCAGCTCGCCTGCGGTCAGATCGAGGCGCTGGTCACGACCCTCAACACTCTGGCGGCCAATCCCACCCTCGACAGTTTTTTAGGCCAGGTGCTTACGACGATCGCCACCCAGCTCAAAGCGCCTCTGGCGGAATTCTGGCTCACCGACTTTGAGCACGATCTATCGGTGATGCACTTTACGAGCTACCAGGGGCGGATCTGGATGGGGGCCGACCAGCCGGACCATCCCGGCGCGCGCGGCATTCCCCTCGCCCTCGCCCGCGAACAGGAGTGCTACCAGCAGGTCTACGTGCAGCGCCGCCCCTACCAGCTCAAAGACATCGCCGCCCTGGAGCAGGGGGGACAGGGGCCACTGTGGGATGATTTTCGGCGCTGGGCCGCCGCGCGCGGCGTCCAGACCAAGCTGGTGGTGCCGCTTGTGCTGGGCGAGCAGGTGATCGGTGCTTTCAGTTTTTGCGACAACGAGCCTCGGGTCTACACGGCTCAAGAAATCGAGCTGGCCCAGGCGATCGCCCACCAGGCGACGCTGGCGGTGCAGCTGACGCGCCTGGCTGAGCAAAAGCGGCACTCGGCGGTGCTCGAAGAGCGCAACCGCATGGCTCGCGAACTGCACGACACGCTGATGCAGAGTCTGGCAGGCATCGTCATCCAGTTGCAGGCGGCCCTCGACCCCCATACGGCAGCTATAGACGAACAGCGCCAGCACATCGAGCAGGCCCGCCAGCTTGCCCGCCAGAGCCTGGCGGAGGCGCGCCGCTCGGTGCAGGCGCTCAGGCCGCAGCAGCTCGAAGAAAACCGACTCGACTCTGCCCTGGAGGCTTTGCTGGCCCAGGCCAGCCTCAATACCAGCGTTCAGATCGACTGTCAGATCGAGGGCACGCCCTACCCACTTGTTCCAGATGTCGAGCATCACCTTCTGCGCATCGCCGCCGAAGCGCTCAGCAACGCCCTCCAGCACGCCCAGGCCCGCCAGGTGCGCGTTCTGCTGGCCTATAGGCCCGAGCAGGTGCATCTTTCGATCGCAGACGATGGCCGGGGCTTCGATCCCCACGCTCACCGTCCAGAGCGCTTTGGGCTGGTGGGCATGGCTGAGCGCGCCCAGCAGATCGCAGCGCGCCTCACGATCGACAGCGCACCGGGGCAGGGCACCCACCTCTCGGTCGTCCTCAAGCGCCCCAGCTAAGCGCGCTGGACTTCGGCGCGCACCACCGGCAGGGCAGCCAAAAGGGGAATAAGCGACGGCTGGCCCTGGCCAGGTCCGCCTACGATCTCGACGATCTTGCCCGCCGCTTCGGGAGCGGCCCCCGCTTCGACGCAGACGCGGGCAACGTCGGCGCGGTCGATGGTGCCTTCAAAGAGCGTGTCGGCGGGCCGGACGATAATCTCGTTGCCGCCGCCGCCCTCGCGCAGGCCGCCCGGACGGACGATTGTAAAATCAAGGCCGCTTGCGATCAGATAATCTTCGGCCTTTTTCTTCCAGAGGAGCACGCCGCCAAAGAGGTTGAGCGGGTGCAACAGCCTTGAGACGCAGAGCGAGCTGACGAGCACGAAGCGCTTCACCCCGGCTGCTCGCTTCGCTTCATCGATCAGGTGGCGGGTGCCTTCGTAGTCCACCTGCTGCGCGCCGTTGCCGCCAAAACCGCTGCGGGTGCCGGTCGCACAGATGAGCGTTTCGACACCCGTCAGTGCCCCGACAAGCGTCCCCGGCTGGGCGACATCGACGATGGCAATCTCGACGCTGTCGCCAAAAAGCTCCACAGCCCTCTCCCGCGAGCGCACCAGCAATTTTGGCACCTCCCCCTGGCCCCTGAGGCGACGGACGATCTGCCTGCCGGTCTGACCGGTGGCCCCTACAACCAGAATCGACATGGTGCCTCCTTCATCAGGCGAACAGCCCCCATCCGGGGGCTCAGGATCGATTCTGACCTCAGCTGACGAGGTTGTCGCCTTTCTGAAGGAGTTCCTTGAGGAACCAGCGCTGCTTCTGGTGGGTCTGCACCAGCCGGGTATAAACGTCCGCCGTGCCGATGTCACCGGCCTCGGTGGCCGCCTCGGCGTCCTTGTGCATCTCGGCGATGATCACCTCGTGGGCTATGAGCGCTTCCTGAACCATCTCGCGCAGCGACAGCTCACCCTCGCTCGCTCTGACGGTCGCCGTGGGCAGGTACTTCGCCGGATCGGCCACGGGTTTGCCGTCGATCATCAAGCTGCGCTCCGCCAGCTCGTCGATCGTATCGAGCACCTGGGAGCTGTGCTCGTCGAACAACAGATGATAGTCGCGAAACAGCGGGCCAAAGCTCAGCCAGTGGTACTTCTTGTAGTTGAGGTATAAAACCAGGGCGTTCGCCTGCTCGCGGTTGAGCGCGGTCACCAGTTCGGTCAAACGCGGCTGGAGTGTCGTTGTCATTGTCTCCCCTCCAAAAGTTAGATATGTGATGCCTGGCAAGAAAACAGGCCGATTGCAGCCAGGGGCAGCGCCCAGCTCAAAACCCGTAACCAGGATGGATTACGGCGAAACCTATACTCAAGATACGCGACGAGGGCAGCGCCGGGCACCTGCGGGCACAGAGCAAGAAAACGTCCTGCCACGTCTGCCTCCTGCTAACCTCAAACTTCTTTATTTAGAATAAGTCTAAATTAGGATTTAGTCAAGACAGAGGGCCAATCGTCCCTGGGGATCGAGGCCGACGATCTCCCCTCCTGCGGCAGTGAGGGCGAGCAGATAATCGACCGCCTCGGCGCTGATCGCTTCGCCGGGCAGAACGATCGGCACACCGGGCGGGTAGGCAGAGACGGCAGCGGCGCTGGTGCAGCCAATCGCCTGGGCCAGAGGCAGTCGGCGGTGGGGGCGCTCGAACGCCTGGCGGGGGGTCAATCGTTGTTCCCCAGGACGCGGGCGGGGCACCGGACAGCTCAGCAAAGCCCCAGCCGGGGCCGGCTCTGCCGCCAGGGCAAACAGCGCCGAGCGCAACTTTTCGATGTCCAGAAGCCCGTGGGCTGTATTGAGGATAAAGACCAGGTGCCGGTGGGTGGCCAGTTCCGCCCGCACTCCGGCCTCCTGGTTCAGCCACGCCTCGGCGGCAAAGCCACTCCAGCCGCAACCGGCGACGTCGATCGTGATCCGCGTCGGATCGAGGGCGGCAAGACCGGGCACGGGCCGGTCAGGTTCCATCGCCAGAACCGCAAAAGGCAGGTGGGCGCGCAACTTTTCGGCCAGAACCAGCGCCCCGGCGAGCAGGGTGTGTCCTGAGTTCACCATCTGGGCGCGGGCCAGATCGAGCGAGGCCATGAGCAGGTAGCTGGGGCTGGTGCTCTGCAAAAGCCGCAGGGCCGCCTCGATTCGACCCGGATCTACAAGGCTTCCCTGCTGGTGCAACAGCGCCGCCTGGGTGAGGGCCGGCAGCGTCTTGTGGGCCGAATGAACGACCACATCCGCACCGGCTGCAAGGGCACAGACCGGCAGCGCCTCGTGAAAGCGAAAGTGGGCACCGTGGGCAGCATCGACCAGGAGCGGGATACCTTGTGCGTGGACAGCGCGGGCGATCGCGGCCACTTCGCCTGTGGCTCCAAAGTAAGTCGGATGGACCACCAGCACCGCCCGCGCCTCTGGATAACTCGCGAGGGACACTTCCACACTCTCCAGGGTCGGCCCGTGGCTCAGCTCCCAGGTGCTGTCCCAACTGGCTTCGAGATACACCGGCTTTGCCCCGCACAACACCAGGGCGTGCAGGACGCTCTGGTGGCAGTTGCGCGGCAAGAGCACCGTGTCGCCTTCCCCCACAGTAGCGAGCAGCATCGCGGCGATCCCGACCGTCGAGCCGTTGATCAAAAACCAGCTTCGCTCCGCCCCCCAGG harbors:
- a CDS encoding elongation factor G, which gives rise to MNNNVSAQWRSIAIVGPYQSGKSTLLESLLYVTGAISRKGSVVDGNSVADGVAEARNRQMSVEVTAAFSEYRGAQLSFLDCPGSVEFVQESWNALVGVDAAIVVCEAEVTKVLTLAPLLKFLDDWQIPHVLFINKMDRASTAVKEVLVALQSVSSRPLALRQFPIGQGERLSGFIDLVSEKAWQYHPGGPPDPIALPEHLRSEEQAAREELLEVLAEFDDHLLEELVEEIAPPEEEICTGLKHDLEADLIVPVFFGVASQDFGVRPMLAALLEEVPAALCTARLRGVEPGGPVVAQVLKTYYTPQSGKLSLVRIWRGSLSDGMTLGSVRIGGLYRLCGQQQTPLQSAGAGEIVALGRMEGIKTGDSLSTEAIAQLLPKAERIVPLFALAISPEKRADEVKFSAAVGKLLEEDPSLDWEQNANTREVLLWGQGEIHLQVALDRLRRKYNLPMQARLPQVPYCETIRRSCTTHGRYKHQTGGHGQFGDVHLDIRPLARGDGFQFSETIVGGVVPRQYIPGVETGVRESLERGPLGYQVVDVAVVLTNGSYHTVDSSEQAFKQAARIAMNDGLSRCQPVLLEPIVELSVFVPSEFTARALRLLSGKRGQILNYEGDATRKDWDRISAYLPLAEMNGFTVELRSLTLGVGCFAWRRAHLQEVPEKLAERVLTRT
- a CDS encoding PAS domain-containing protein, which encodes MFVRHDPIADADGQRLLDAVAAPIFCLDGRGRCSYINPAAASLFGYAVHQLLGQCLTRLVLARGEGRLFSAVLSEEDPPSTGTARFTRRDGTTFKARYSCVPLGGAALAVSLEAIVEEPAAVEEYASLFFEQALPPIVFFAADGRILKANAAARLLWGEKDFEDPSYSLLGDPKLIASGWLPQVLKAFAGETATLPPIAHGGNGQQWFQAILCPIRDPDGSVNALALVYHDVSALKHAEQLACGQIEALVTTLNTLAANPTLDSFLGQVLTTIATQLKAPLAEFWLTDFEHDLSVMHFTSYQGRIWMGADQPDHPGARGIPLALAREQECYQQVYVQRRPYQLKDIAALEQGGQGPLWDDFRRWAAARGVQTKLVVPLVLGEQVIGAFSFCDNEPRVYTAQEIELAQAIAHQATLAVQLTRLAEQKRHSAVLEERNRMARELHDTLMQSLAGIVIQLQAALDPHTAAIDEQRQHIEQARQLARQSLAEARRSVQALRPQQLEENRLDSALEALLAQASLNTSVQIDCQIEGTPYPLVPDVEHHLLRIAAEALSNALQHAQARQVRVLLAYRPEQVHLSIADDGRGFDPHAHRPERFGLVGMAERAQQIAARLTIDSAPGQGTHLSVVLKRPS
- a CDS encoding SDR family oxidoreductase, translated to MSILVVGATGQTGRQIVRRLRGQGEVPKLLVRSRERAVELFGDSVEIAIVDVAQPGTLVGALTGVETLICATGTRSGFGGNGAQQVDYEGTRHLIDEAKRAAGVKRFVLVSSLCVSRLLHPLNLFGGVLLWKKKAEDYLIASGLDFTIVRPGGLREGGGGNEIIVRPADTLFEGTIDRADVARVCVEAGAAPEAAGKIVEIVGGPGQGQPSLIPLLAALPVVRAEVQRA
- a CDS encoding Dps family protein; this encodes MTTTLQPRLTELVTALNREQANALVLYLNYKKYHWLSFGPLFRDYHLLFDEHSSQVLDTIDELAERSLMIDGKPVADPAKYLPTATVRASEGELSLREMVQEALIAHEVIIAEMHKDAEAATEAGDIGTADVYTRLVQTHQKQRWFLKELLQKGDNLVS
- a CDS encoding aminotransferase class I/II-fold pyridoxal phosphate-dependent enzyme; translation: MGAPLWEALCRAAASVGSGFHTPGHNGGTGLPEPLKYWRNWGALDLSELEGLDNLHAPVGVIAQAQQLAAEAWGAERSWFLINGSTVGIAAMLLATVGEGDTVLLPRNCHQSVLHALVLCGAKPVYLEASWDSTWELSHGPTLESVEVSLASYPEARAVLVVHPTYFGATGEVAAIARAVHAQGIPLLVDAAHGAHFRFHEALPVCALAAGADVVVHSAHKTLPALTQAALLHQQGSLVDPGRIEAALRLLQSTSPSYLLMASLDLARAQMVNSGHTLLAGALVLAEKLRAHLPFAVLAMEPDRPVPGLAALDPTRITIDVAGCGWSGFAAEAWLNQEAGVRAELATHRHLVFILNTAHGLLDIEKLRSALFALAAEPAPAGALLSCPVPRPRPGEQRLTPRQAFERPHRRLPLAQAIGCTSAAAVSAYPPGVPIVLPGEAISAEAVDYLLALTAAGGEIVGLDPQGRLALCLD